A segment of the Streptomyces pactum genome:
CCGGTACCGGGACGACGACCAACGCGTCCGCAGCGTCACGTTCCGCAAGGTCGAGGTCCGGGTGAAGGCCTACGCACTGCGGACCGGGAAGCTCGTGTCCGACCGCAAGCTGCAGATCAGCGGCTCAAGCTGCCCGTACTTCATCTCGTACTACGGCAGTCCGCCCGCGCAGCGGTCCGTCACGCCCTCGGACGCGGACGTGCGCGACGCCTTCGAGCCGGTGGTCAAGCGCTGACCGCGCCGGCCGGTGATTGCCGGGCCGCCGTCGGGGCACCCATGGGCACTGTGCGCGAACGAGGCAAGACCCTGGTGACCGGCTGGTTCAGCTTCCTGCACGGGGAGGCGACCGCCGGGGACGTGCTGGCGCTGCGACGGGTGGAGGAGGTGCTGCGGGGCGCGGGGCTCGCGTACGACGTCGTGTGGAGTCCCGGGTTCCGGGCGGACGCGCCGCACTTCGCCGACCTGGACCCGGCGGCGTACTCCCGGCTGGTCTTCGTGTGCGGTCCGGTGCACGGGCCGCAGGTCGAGGAGTTGCACCGGCGGTTCGCGCACTGCGTGCGGATCGCCGTCGGCGTCTCCGTCGTCGACCCCGCCTCCCCGGCCGCCACCGGCTTCCACGAGGTGCTGGCCCGGGACGCCGCCGGCGCGGTGCCGACCCCGGACCTCGCCGCCCGCGCGCCCGCGTTGCCCGCCCGGCCGGTCGTGGGGGTGGTCCTCACCCACGGGCAGCACGAGTACGGGGACCAGCGGCGGCACGAGGAGGTCGCCGCGGGGCTGACGCGCTGGCTGGCCGGCAAGGACTGTGCCCGGCTGGAACTGGACACGCGGCTCGACGCGCACGACTGGCGGCTGTGCGGCACGCCGGCCCAACTGGAGGCGGTGCTGTCCCGGCTGGACCTGGTCGTCACCGACCGGCTGCACGGGCTGGTCCTGGCGTTGCGGGCCGGGACGCCGGCGCTGGCGGTGGACCCGGTCGCGGGCGGCGCCAAGGTGACGGCGCAGGCCCGTGCCTGCGGCTGGCCGGCGCTGGTGCCCGCCGAGCGGACGGTGAAGGGAGCGGAAGGCGTACTGGACCGCTGGTGGGACTGGTGCCTGACCGGCGGGCGGGACGAGGCGCGGCGGATCGCCGCCGGGTTCCGTACGGCGGACGCGGCCGCGGACGCCGCGGACGGGCTCCTGGCGGCACTGGAGACCCGGGAGGCGCCGGGGGCGCGGCCGGCCGGTCAGCGGCCCGGCCGCGCGGGCACCCGGTGGACCGTCGGTCCGTCCCGGGAGGAGACATCGTGAGCGCCGGCCGGCTCTCCGATCACGAGCAGCGCGTACTCGACGAGGTCGAACGGGCACTGTGCCGCGACCGCGGGCTGGACCGGCGCCTGCGCACGCTGCGGCTCGGCCGGTGCCCCGGCCTCGGCCGTCCGGCGGCGTACCGCCCGCGCACCCCGACCGTCCTGCTGCTGCTCACCGTGTCGGTCACCCTGCTGGTCACCGGCATCGTCACGTCCGAGCCCGCCGTGATCTGGTCCTTCGCCGCGGTGTGGCCGGTGACGCTGTTCGCGGTGTTCCGGTTGCTGTGCCGGTGGACGGAGGGTTAGGCGGCGGTTCGCCCGCCCGTCCACTCCCCTGGCCGGCCCCGCGTCCCCTCGGCGCGGGGCCGGCCCGTGTGTGGCCGCCGTGGTGGTGGGCGGCGGGCGTCAGCCCGTGTAGCTGCGGGCGGTCGAGGCGCGCTGGGCGGGTTCCAGTGAGCGCAGCCGGGCCTCTACCTCCGGTGGCAGCACCCGGCGCTCGCGCAGCACCCACGGCAGGGCGGCCGTCGCCTCGGCGAAGGCGCGCAGGGACGCGGTGTCGCGCGGGACCGTGCGGGCGAGGTGGAGGGTGCGGCGCAGGGCCGGGCCGGCCGGGCGGCGCAGCCACGTGAACCACAGGGTGTTGCGGATGCCGTGCGCCCGCCGCAACGTCGAGTCCCGCACCCGCGAGGGGTGGTGGTGGATCGTCAGGTCGTCCGCGTACGTCAGCCACCAGCCGTCCGCCGCCAGGTCGGCGGCGAGCAGCTCCTCCTCGCCGCCCAGCCACAGCCGGGGGTGGAAGCCGCCCGCGGCCCGGAAGGCGTCGGCGCGCAGCACGGTCGCGGCGGCCAGGAAGGACCCGAGGGCCGGTCCCGGGAGCCAGTTCGGGCGGGGCACGGGCGACTCGCGCAGTTCCCCGACGATCGGGTCCTCGGTGCCGTCGGGTTCGACGAGGATGCGAGCGGTGACCGAGCCGACCGCCGGGTACCGGTCGAGCAGGTCGGCGGCCCCGGACAGGGAGCCCGGGGCCCACCAGGAGTCGTCGTCGCAGAAGGCGACGTAGGGCGTGCGGACCTGGCGGACCGCCAGGTTGCGGCCGACGGCGCCGAGGTTGCGGCCGGGGCGCAGGAGCCGTACGTCCGGGTGGTGGCGGGCGACGGCGGACGCGGTGCCGTCGGTGGAGGCGTTGTCGGTGACGATCACCGGGGGCTTCTCGGGGAGTTCGGCGAGGCGGTCCAGGGTGCGCAGGAGTTCGGGGCACCGGTTGTGGGTGATGACGACGACGGTGGTCCGGGTGTCGCTCACGAGGTCGCTCCGCCGGCTGCGTCCGTTCCGTGGGCGCCGTCGAGGAGGCGCGCGGCGCGTTCGACGTGCGGGGGCAGGGGCCTGCGGGCGCGCAGGGCGGCGGGCAGGCGGGTGAGCGTCTCGCGCAGGGCGCGCCGGGCCCGCGGGTCGCGGCGGGCGTCGGCGGCGAGGGCGCGGGTGCGGGCGAGCGCGTGCGGGAGGGGGCGGCGCAGCCAGGCGGTGAGCAGTTCGTTGCGGCGTACCAACGCCGGGCGGTCGGTGCGGGGGCCGGGGTCCGGGTGGTGGTGGGCGACCACGTCGGGGCAGTGCGTGACGCCCCAGCCGCGGGCGGCCAGGTCGTAGGCGAGGAGGGTCTCCTCGGCGCCGAAGAAGAGCAGGGGGTGGTAGCCGCCCGCGTCGAGGTAGGCCGTGCGGCGGGCGACGGCGGCGCAGCCGAGGAAGCCGAGCACCTGGGTGCCGGGCAGGTCGGTGGCCGCGCCGAGGGGGGAGCCGGCGAGCAGGTCGTTGAGGGGGTCCGCGGCGTCGGCGGGGCCGACGAGGGTGCGGGCGGAGAGCAGGCCGAGCCGGGGGTGCTCGTCGAAGTACCGGGCGGCTGCGCGCAGGG
Coding sequences within it:
- a CDS encoding glycosyltransferase family 2 protein, with translation MSDTRTTVVVITHNRCPELLRTLDRLAELPEKPPVIVTDNASTDGTASAVARHHPDVRLLRPGRNLGAVGRNLAVRQVRTPYVAFCDDDSWWAPGSLSGAADLLDRYPAVGSVTARILVEPDGTEDPIVGELRESPVPRPNWLPGPALGSFLAAATVLRADAFRAAGGFHPRLWLGGEEELLAADLAADGWWLTYADDLTIHHHPSRVRDSTLRRAHGIRNTLWFTWLRRPAGPALRRTLHLARTVPRDTASLRAFAEATAALPWVLRERRVLPPEVEARLRSLEPAQRASTARSYTG
- a CDS encoding polysaccharide pyruvyl transferase family protein, with the translated sequence MGTVRERGKTLVTGWFSFLHGEATAGDVLALRRVEEVLRGAGLAYDVVWSPGFRADAPHFADLDPAAYSRLVFVCGPVHGPQVEELHRRFAHCVRIAVGVSVVDPASPAATGFHEVLARDAAGAVPTPDLAARAPALPARPVVGVVLTHGQHEYGDQRRHEEVAAGLTRWLAGKDCARLELDTRLDAHDWRLCGTPAQLEAVLSRLDLVVTDRLHGLVLALRAGTPALAVDPVAGGAKVTAQARACGWPALVPAERTVKGAEGVLDRWWDWCLTGGRDEARRIAAGFRTADAAADAADGLLAALETREAPGARPAGQRPGRAGTRWTVGPSREETS
- a CDS encoding DUF3040 domain-containing protein — encoded protein: MSAGRLSDHEQRVLDEVERALCRDRGLDRRLRTLRLGRCPGLGRPAAYRPRTPTVLLLLTVSVTLLVTGIVTSEPAVIWSFAAVWPVTLFAVFRLLCRWTEG
- a CDS encoding glycosyltransferase family 2 protein — translated: MNHATDRGPSSTRERSHADPAETAPVGVVIATRNRSASLAVTVRNLLALPERPKVLVVDNASTDDTRAMLARDFPRVRVLALPFNRGALARTHGVRALDTPYVAFSDDDSWWAPGALRAAARYFDEHPRLGLLSARTLVGPADAADPLNDLLAGSPLGAATDLPGTQVLGFLGCAAVARRTAYLDAGGYHPLLFFGAEETLLAYDLAARGWGVTHCPDVVAHHHPDPGPRTDRPALVRRNELLTAWLRRPLPHALARTRALAADARRDPRARRALRETLTRLPAALRARRPLPPHVERAARLLDGAHGTDAAGGATS